Proteins encoded by one window of Microtus pennsylvanicus isolate mMicPen1 chromosome 18, mMicPen1.hap1, whole genome shotgun sequence:
- the Dbx1 gene encoding homeobox protein DBX1 has translation MMFPGLLAPPTGYPSLLRPTPTLTLPQSLQSAFSGHSSFLVEDLIRISRPPTYLPRSIPTASLSPPRQEAPTVLADSGTSDLGSPGPGNRRGSSPQTALSPASEPTFLKFGVNAILSSVPRRETSPALLQNPPPKTFTFPYFEGSFQPFIRSSYFPASSSVVPIPGTFSWPLAARGKPRRGMLRRAVFSDVQRKALEKTFQKQKYISKPDRKKLAAKLGLKDSQVKIWFQNRRMKWRNSKERELLSSGGCREQTLPTKLNPHPDLSDVGQKGPGDEEEDIRGPCLAYHAPPDPRHLLEGPLPASPEHSSSPGKPSDFSDSDEDEEGEEDEEITVS, from the exons ATGATGTTCCCCGGCCTCCTCGCGCCCCCCACGGGGTATCCCAGCCTCCTGCGACCCACGCCCACCTTAACACTGCCCCAGTCCCTTCAATCTGCGTTTTCCGGCCACTCTAGTTTTCTAGTGGAAGATTTGATCCGCATCAGTCGGCCCCCCACCTACCTGCCCCGTAGTATACCCACTGCCAGCCTGTCACCCCCCAGGCAGGAGGCTCCCACAGTTCTCGCTGACTCGGGGACCTCGGACCTGGGTTCTCCGGGGCCCGGGAACCGGCGTGGCAGCTCTCCACAGACAGCCCTCTCCCCTGCCAGCGAGCCCACGTTTCTGAAGTTTGGGGTGAATGCCATCCTCTCATCAGTGCCCAGAAGAG AAACGTCGCCGGCTTTGCTGCAGAACCCCCCTCCCAAGACGTTCACCTTTCCTTACTTCGAAGGCTCCTTCCAACCCTTCATTAGATCCTCCTATTTCCCAG CATCCTCCAGCGTCGTGCCGATCCCCGGGACGTTCTCCTGGCCCCTGGCCGCTCGCGGCAAGCCTCGCCGGGGCATGCTGCGCAGAGCCGTGTTCTCTGATGTGCAGCGCAAAGCCCTGGAGAAGACGTTCCAGAAGCAGAAATACATCAGCAAGCCTGACCGGAAGAAGCTGGCCGCCAAACTGGGCTTGAAGGACTCGCAG GTGAAAATCTGGTTCCAGAATCGACGCATGAAGTGGCGGAACTCCAAAGAACGCGAGCTCCTATCTAGCGGGGGCTGCAGAGAGCAGACCTTGCCCACGAAACTAAACCCTCACCCAGACCTTAGTGACGTAGGCCAGAAGGGCCCTGGGGATGAGGAAGAAGACATCCGGGGTCCCTGCCTGGCCTACCATGCACCCCCTGACCCTCGACACCTGCTGGAAGGGCCCCTGCCCGCCTCCCCTGAGCACTCCAGCAGCCCTGGGAAACCCTCGGACTTCTCTGATTCCGATGAAGATGAGGAGGGTGAGGAGGACGAAGAAATCACTGTGTCCTAG